In a single window of the Elaeis guineensis isolate ETL-2024a chromosome 4, EG11, whole genome shotgun sequence genome:
- the LOC105043507 gene encoding uncharacterized protein isoform X1, producing the protein MASSAASLVRFHLPLLPSSLPKTLSSFLLSPPPSLSLSRPTSSLAAIASSPPPPPPSPLLLPPLLLLFSPFLTSYAMKNSSSPTGTGSGRQGRRKRGALRQRKEPRNGTIGQCLAAELPIPKLSVKEKKELASYAHNLGKKLKCQQVGKAGVTPSVAASFIETLEANELLKLKVHGSCPGELDDVIKQLETATGSVAVGQIGRTVILYRPSLTKMKGKETQSARNGSNVNMTKSGTTMKMQKKGQYLKHLLVDAIRDNTMS; encoded by the exons ATGGCCTCGTCCGCCGCTTCCCTTGTTCGCTTCCATCTCCCCCTGCTTCCCTCCTCTCTCCCCAAaaccctctcctccttcctcctctcccCTCCTCCTTCGCTTTCCCTTTCTCGTCCCACCTCCTCTCTCGCTGCCATCGCCTCTTCTCCACCACCTCCACCCCCTTCCCCCCTCCTTCTtccgcctctcctcctcctcttctcacCCTTTCTCACGAGCTACGCGATGAAGAATTCGAGCTCTCCGACTGGAACTGGTAGCGGGCGacaaggtagaagaaaaagaggagctcTTCGACAGCGAAAGGAGCCAAGGAACGGAACCATCGGGCAATGCCTCGCTGCCGAGCTACCCATCCCCAAGCTGAGcgtgaaggagaagaaagagctgGCGTCATACGCCCACAACCTCGGCAAGAAGCTTAAATGCCAGCAGGTCGGCAAGGCCGGTGTCACACCTTCGGTCGCTGCCTCCTTCATCGAGACTCTCGAGGCCAATGAGCTCCTGAAG CTCAAAGTGCATGGAAGCTGCCCAGGAGAGTTAGATGATGTGATAAAACAACTTGAAACTGCAACTGGATCAGTTGCTGTTGGTCAGATTGGGCGGACAGTAATTCTTTACAGGCCTAGCCTCACCAAAATgaaaggaaaagagacccaaagtGCCAGAAATGGATCAAATGTGAACATGACAAAATCAGGTACCACCATGAAGATGCAGAAGAAAGGTCAATATTTAAAGCATCTGCTCGTGGACGCCATTAGAGACAACACCATGTCATAG
- the LOC105043507 gene encoding uncharacterized protein isoform X2: MASSAASLVRFHLPLLPSSLPKTLSSFLLSPPPSLSLSRPTSSLAAIASSPPPPPPSPLLLPPLLLLFSPFLTSYAMKNSSSPTGTGSGRQGRRKRGALRQRKEPRNGTIGQCLAAELPIPKLSVKEKKELASYAHNLGKKLKCQQVGKAGVTPSVAASFIETLEANELLKLTSCHHDASSSKCMEAAQES; the protein is encoded by the exons ATGGCCTCGTCCGCCGCTTCCCTTGTTCGCTTCCATCTCCCCCTGCTTCCCTCCTCTCTCCCCAAaaccctctcctccttcctcctctcccCTCCTCCTTCGCTTTCCCTTTCTCGTCCCACCTCCTCTCTCGCTGCCATCGCCTCTTCTCCACCACCTCCACCCCCTTCCCCCCTCCTTCTtccgcctctcctcctcctcttctcacCCTTTCTCACGAGCTACGCGATGAAGAATTCGAGCTCTCCGACTGGAACTGGTAGCGGGCGacaaggtagaagaaaaagaggagctcTTCGACAGCGAAAGGAGCCAAGGAACGGAACCATCGGGCAATGCCTCGCTGCCGAGCTACCCATCCCCAAGCTGAGcgtgaaggagaagaaagagctgGCGTCATACGCCCACAACCTCGGCAAGAAGCTTAAATGCCAGCAGGTCGGCAAGGCCGGTGTCACACCTTCGGTCGCTGCCTCCTTCATCGAGACTCTCGAGGCCAATGAGCTCCTGAAG CTCACTAGTTGTCATCATGATGCAAGCAGCTCAAAGTGCATGGAAGCTGCCCAGGAGAGTTAG